CGATCAGCTCGGCCAGGTCGGTCTCCCACGCGGTGATGCCGTGCGCGGCGAGTGCCTCGTTGAGCCCGATCTCCTGCGTCGCCATCGACTTGACCTTGACGACCTCGTCGGCGTCGTGCTGCCGGGCGATCGAGGCGACGATCTCGCACGCCTCGGCCGCGTCGCGCGCCCAGTGCACCGTGGCGCCCCGCTCGGTCAGCGACCTCTCCAGCCGCAGCAGGTGCTCGTCGAGGTGGTGCAGCACGTTGTCCTTGATCGCCGCGCCCGCCAGGCGCAGCTCCTCCCACTCGTCCACCTCGCCGACCACCGCGGCCCGCTTCGCGCGGATCGTGCTGGTGGCGTGCGCGAGGTTGCGGCGCAGCTGGGCGTCCGACAACGCCTCCCGCGCCGCGGCCGGGAAGGCCGGCATCCCCACGAAAGTCCCGCTCATGCGTCCTCCGTCCGGGCCAGAACCTCGGCCAGGTGCATCACGCGCACCCCGGTGCGCTGCCGCGACAGCAGCCCGCCGATGTGCAGCAGGCACGAGTTGTCCCCGGCGACCAGCACCTCGGCGCCGGTGCCGAGCACGTGCCGCGCCTTGTCCGCGCCCATCGCGGTCGAGGTTTCCGCGTTCTTCACCGCGAACGTGCCGCCGAACCCGCAGCACTCGTTCGCGGCGGGCAGCTCCACCAGGTCGATCCCGCGCACCGCGCGCAACAGCCGCAGCGGCCGGTCGCCGACCCCGAGCATCCGCAGCGAGTGGCAGGTCGGGTGGTAGGTGACGCGGTGCGGGAAGTAGGCGCCCACGTCGGTCACACCGAGCACGTCGACCAGGAACTCGGTCAGCTCGTACACCTTCGGCGACGTTTGCGCCACCGCCTCGGCCAGCCGGTCGTCCCCGCTGCGCCGCGCGACCATCGCGTGCTGGTGCCGCACCGACCCGGCGCACGAACCGGACGGGGTGACGATCGCGTCGTACCCGGCGAAGGCGTCGACGAAGTTGCGGACCACCGGCACGGCCTCGTCGAGGTAACCGGTGTTGACCATCGGCTGCGCGCAGCAGGTCTGCGCCGCCGGGAAGTCCGCCGCCACCCCGAGCCGCCGCAACAGCGTGAACACCGCTTCGCCGGTGTCCGGGAACATCGCGTCGTTGATGCAGGTGACCTGCACGGCGACCCTCATGCCACCACCCCCGGATCGATCCGTGCCGCCGCCCCGGCCCAGTCCGCCGCGTCGCCGGCCGGTTCGTAGCGGCGCAGTTCGTGCGTCGCCCGGATCAGGGCCCGCATCGCCGCCAGGTCCGGCAGGTCCGCGCCCAGTGCCCGGGCCTGGACGAGCACGTTGCCCAGCGCGGCGGCCTCGACCGGCCCGGCCAGCACCGGCACGCCACAGGCGTCGGCGGTCAGCTGGCACAGCAGCTCGTTACGTGCGCCGCCGCCGACGACGTGCACGACGTCGACCGGCCGCCCGGTCAGCTCGGACGCCTGGCGCACGGTCCGGCGATAGGCGAGCGCGAGGCTGTCGAGCACGCACCGGGCGATCTCCCCCGGCGTCTCCGGCACGCGCTGACCGGTGTCCGCGCACACCTGCCGGATCCGCGCGGGCATGTCCCCGGGCGGTAAGAACACCGGCGCGTCGATGTCCACGACCGCGGACAACGCCGGCACCCCGGCGGCCTGCGCCAGCACCTCCGACAGCGGCACCGGTGTGCCCCGCGCCTGCCACGTGCGCAACGACTCCGACAGCACCCACAGGCCCGTCACGTTGCGCAGGAACCGGATCGTGCCGTCGACTCCGGCCTCGTTGGTGAAGTTCGCGGCCCGCGCCGCATCGCCCAGCTCGGGGGCCTCCAGCTCCAGGCCGACCAGCGACCAGGTGCCGGAGGAGATGTAGGCGAAGTTCGTGCCCGGCTCGGCCGGCACCCCCACCACGGCCGACGCCGTGTCGTGCGAGCCGACCGCGACCACCGGCAGCTCCGGCAGCGCCAGTTCGGCGGCCAGGTCGGGCCGCAGCGTGCCGACCACGGTGCCGGGGTCGTGCAGCGGCGGCAGCAACCGGTGCGGGATGCCGAGCCGCTCGGCCAGCCCGGTCGCCCAGTCCCGCGACCGCACGTCGTAGAGCTGGGTGGTGGAGGCGTTGGTGCGCTCGGCCCCGCGCGCCCCGGTCAGCCAGTAGTTCAGCAGGTCCGGGATCAGCAGCATCGTCTCGGCGGATCGCAGGTCGTGCTCGGCCAGCAGCTGGTACAGCGTGTTGAACGGCAGCTGCTGCAAACCGGTGATGCCGAACAGCTCGCGTGCCGGGACGGTCTCCAGCACCCGCTCGGGAATGCCCGCGGTACGGGAGTCGCGGTAGTTCACGGGGTTGCCCAGCAGCGCGCCCGAGGCGTCGAGCAACCCGTAGTCCACAGCCCAGGAGTCTATGCCGATACCGGCCAGTTCACCGTCCCGATGCGCGGCCCGGATGCCGGTCAGCACCTCCCGGTACAGGCCGAGGACGTCCCAGTGCAGGGTCGAGCCCCCGGCGCGAGCGACCCGGACGCCGCCGTTGGGAAACCGGTGCACCTCCGCCACCGACAGCACCCCGGGGCCGACCGTGCCGGCCATGACCCGCCCGCTGGAGGCCCCCAGGTCGGCAGCCGCCAGCCGCATCACACCCGCACCACGCGCAGCTCGAGGCCGAGCAGGTCGGCCACCGCCGTCAGCTCCGGCACCCGGTGCCCGACGCCCAGCGCCCAGTGGTGGTCGACGCCGGTGCCCGACCAGGCGTCGGTCCACTCCCCCGGGTCGCACCCGAAGTCCACCCGGGAGGTGGTGTTGCCGATCTCCAGCAGCGGGCCGGGCACGACCGCACCCTCGGACGCGACCAGCGAGAACGTGCCGTCCCGGTCCTGCCCGAGGCCGAGCAGGGTGACCGGGCCGTGCCGGACGTCGAACTCGACCGACACGCCCCAGCCGCGCTTGCCGTGGTAGACGCCCAGGCCGCGCAGCAACGGCTTGCGGGCGCTGATCGCCAGGTGCGCCGGGCCGTCGTGACCCATTTCGACCACGTTGTCCCGGAAGTTGAGCGCCTGCAGCTCGGTGAACGAGCCACCCGCACCGAGCCGGTCCATGATCAGCATCGCCAGGGAGTTGCGCAGCTCGTACTCGCCCGCCGCCGGGATGCCGCGCGCGGTGAGCAGCGACGCGCCGAGGATGAACCCGGCGCCGACGCGCTCGTGGGTCTCGCCGTCCAGCCCGCGGTGGTAGTAGGCCAGGGAGTCCAGCGCGAAGTCCTCGACGAGCCGGTCCAGCGCCACCGACACCTTCGCGCCCCAGGCGAAGTCGTCCTCGACGACCGAGTCGTCCACGTCGAAGATCTCCCGCGCCAGGTCCATCCGCGCGCGGGTTTCGGCGTCGGTGACCTGCTCCACCCGCACCCGCAGGTCGTCGATCTCCAGGATCTCCACGTGCCCGCCGAGCTGCGCGGACACCAGGGTCGGGTCGGTGGCGACGTCCATCATGCCCGGGTAGAGGTGGCCGAGCAGGCCGTGCCGCCCGTGCCGCAGCGCCGCACGCACCCCGGCCGCGGCGATCCACCGCTCGATGCGGGTCCACGCCCGCTCGTCCTCCAGGTACCCGGACACCGACCGGAACTCGACGCCGGCGCGGCGGAAGGCGTTGGCCATCTCCGGCAGCGGGCAGGCGCCGCAGTAGGCCAGCCACGCGCCGGTGTCGAAGGTCGCGTGGTCCATCGCCTCGGTCGGCTGCAGGTTGAGCAGCAGCACGGGTGCGCCGCTGCGCTGCGCGACCGGCACCAGAATGCTGGACGTGAGGTACGTGGTGAGGAAGCCGATGATCACGTCGCAGTCGGCGACCCGCAGCTCCTCCGCCGCGGCCGCGCCCTCCCGAGCGTCCGACACGAATCCGGCGTCCACCACCTCGCAGTCCAAACCGGACAGACGCTCGGCCACGCGCCGTGCCGACGCCTGCAACTGCGGCAACAGCTGGGGGAACTGCGGCCAGTACGCGCCGAGGCCACCGGCGACGAGGCCGACGCGGGTGCGCCGCGGCGTGATCCGCTCCAGGGTCATGTGTCCCAGTCCTTTCCCGCGTCAGCGGAGGAACGCGGCCGCGACACCCGCGTCGACGGGCACGTGCAGGCCGGTGGTGTGGGTCAGGTCGCCGCCGGTGAGCGCGAACACCGCCGCAGCGACGTGCTCGGGCAGCACCTCGCGCTTGAGGATGGTGCGCTGGGCGTAGAACTTGCCCAGGTCCTCCTCCGGCACACCGTAGACGGCGGCCCGCTGCGCGCCCCAGCCCCCGGCGAAGATCCCGGAGCCGCGCACCACCCCGTCGGGGTTGACGCCGTTGACGCGGATGCCGTGCTCGCCCAGCTCGGCCGCCAGCAGCCGCACCTGGTGCGCCTGGTCGGCCTTGGCCGCGCCGTAGGCGACGTTGTTCGGGCCGGCGAACACCGAGTTCTTCGACGAGATGTAGACGATGTCGCCGCCGAGACCCTGCGCGATCATCGCCTTCGCCGCGGCCCGCGACACCAGGAACGAGCCCTTGGCCATCACGTCGTGCTGGAAGTCCCAGTCCTTCTCGGTGGTCTCCAGCAGCGGCTTCGAAATGGACAGACCGGCGTTGTTGACCACCAGGTCGATACCGCCGAACGCGAGCACGGTCGCGTCGACCGCGGCGGACACCGCGTCGGCGTCGGTCACGTTCGCAACCACGGAGACCGCCCGGTCGGTGCCGCCGATGCTCCGCGCGACCTCCTCGGCCGCGTCGCCGTTGAGGTCGGCGATCGCGACGCACGCGCCCTCGGCGGCGAGCCGTTCGGCGATGGCGCGGCCGATGCCCGAGCCCGCGCCGGTGACCAGCGCGACCCGGCCCGCGAGCGGCTTCGGCTTGGGCATCCGCTGGAGCTTGGCCTCCTCCAGCGCCCAGTACTCGATGCGGAACTTCTCGCTCTCCGGGATCGGCGCGTAGCGGGACACCGCCTCGGCGCCGCGCATCACGTTGATCGCGTTGACGTAGAACTCGCCCGCGACGCGCGCGGTCTGCTTGTCCTTGCCGAAGGAGAACATGCCCACGCCGGGCACGAGCACGATCGCCGGGTCGGCACCGCGCATCGCGGGACTGTCCGGCGTGGCGTGCCGCTCGTAGTAGGCGCGGTAGTCGGCGCGGTAGGCGGCGTGCAGCTCGGTCAGCCGTGCGACGACGTCCGCCAGCGGCGCGGTGCCCGGCAGGTCGACCACCAGCGGGCGGACCTTGGTGCGCAGGAAGTGGTCCGGGCACGAGGTGCCCAGCGCGGCGAGCGGTTGCAGCTTCTCCCGGGACAGGAAGTCCAGCACCACGTCGCTGTCGGTGTAGTGCCCGACCTGGCGCTGGTCGGTCGAGGCGAGGCCGCGGATCACCGGCGCGAGCGCGGCGGCCCGCGCACGGCGCTCCTCCGCCGGCAACGGCTCGAAGCCCGGCACCACCGGGCCGAACGGCTCGGCCCTGCCCCGCTCGGCGAGGAACTCCTCGGCGGTGCGGATGATCTCCAGGGAATTCTGCCGGCACTCTTCCGAGGTGGAGCCCCACGCGGTGATGCCGTGGCCACCGAGGATCACGCCGATCGCCTGCGGGTTGGCCTTCTTGACGGCCGCGATGTCCAGGCCGAGCTGGAACCCGGGGCGGCGCCAGTCGACCCACACCACGCGGTCGCCGAAGCACTCCTTGGTCAGCGCCGGACCGTCGGCGGCGGTGGCCAGCGCGATACCCGAGTCCGGGTGCAGGTGGTCCACGTGCGTGGCGTCGACCAGGCCGTGCATCGCCGTGTCGATCGACGGCGCGGCGCCACCGCGGCCGTGCAGGCAGTAGTCGAACGCGGCGACCATCTCGTCCTCGCGCTCGACACCGGGGTAGACGCCGGCCAGCGCGCGCAGGCGGTCCAGCCGCAGCACGGCCAGCCCGGCCTCGGTCAGCGTGCCCAGATCACCCCCGGATCCCTTGACCCACAGCAGTTCCGTGGGCTGCCCGGTGACCGGGTCGGTCTCGCTGCCCTTGGCGGAGGTGTTGCCCCCGGCGTAGTTGGTGTTGCGCGGGTCCGCACCCAGGGCGTTGCTGCGCCGGATGAGTTCGGCGGCGGGATTGTTCGTCATGGTGGTTCAGGCCCCCCAGCCGGCCTGCCGGCCGTCGGCTCGTTCGGCGACGATCTTGTCCTGGTACCCGCTGCGGTGGTAGGCCGCGATCGGGTCCGGGTCCAGCCCGGACTCCTCCCGCAGCTCGGCCAGCAGCGGCCGCACGTCGGTGTTGTAGGCGTCCATCAGCACCGCGTTGGCGCCGAGCACGTCACCCGCCTGCTGGGCGGCGAACAGGGCGTCCCGGTCGACCAGCAGGGCCTTCGCGGTGGCCTCCTGCACGTTGAGCACCGAGCGGATGATGGCGGGGATCTTCGCCTCGATGTTGTGGCACTGGTCGAGCATGAAGTTGATACCGGCGGACGGGTCGAGCGCGTCCGCACGCACGATCTCCCACATGATGCGGAACAGCTGGAACGGGTCGGCGGCGCCGGCCATCAGGTCGTCATCGGCGTAGAAGCGCGAGTTGAAGTCGAACGCACCGAGCTTGCCCTGCCGCAGCAGGAACGCCACGATGAACTCGATGTTGGTGCCGGGCGCGTGGTGGCCGGTGTCGATGCAGACCGTGGCCTTCGGGCCGAGCTCGACGCAGTGCGCGTAGGAGGTGCCCCAGTCCGGGATGTCGGTGGCGTAGAAGGCCGGTTCGAACAGCTTGTACTCCAGCAGGATCCGCTGGTCCGCGCCGAGCCGGTCGTAGGCTTCGCGCAGCGCCGCGGCGAGCCGGTCCTGGCGGCTGCGCAGGTCGTCCTGGCCGGGGTAGTTGATGCCGTCGGAGAACCACAGCTTCAGGTCCCGCGAGCCCGTGACGTCCATGATGTCGATCGCCTCGAGCAGGTGATCGGTGGCCTTGCGGCGGATCGCCGGGTCCGGGTTGGTGACCGAGCCGAGCTTGTAGTCCTCGTCCTGGAAGACGTTGGTGTTGATCGCCCCGATGGCGATGCCGAGATCGTTGGCGTAGCGGGACAGCGCCCCGAAGTCGCCGACCCGGTCCCACGGGATGTGCAGGGCCACGGTGGGCGCGATACCGGTCAGCTCGTGCACCTTCGCCGCGTCGGCGATCTTCTCCTCCGGGGTGCGGGGGACGCCGGGCTGCGGGAACACCTTGAACCGGGTGCCGGAGTTGGCGAAGGCCCACGACGGCGTCTCGATCCGCTGTGCCCGCAGGGCTTCTTTCACGGCGGTCAGGTCGGACAACGGGATCACTTTCCTTCCAGGTGGAAGACCTCGGTGAGCAGCTGGAACCCCTCGTCGGGACCGCGGCCGCCGAGGCCGGTGAAGAACTCGGCCATCTCGGCCTGCCAGCGGGCGTTGACGTCGGTGCGCGCCATCGCCGCCTGCGCGGCTTCGAGATCATCGGCCTCGACGTAGCCGATCAGCAGGCCGTCGTCGCGCAGGAACAGCGAATAGTTGCGCCACCCGCTGTCGGTCAGCGCCTGCCGCATCTCCGGCCACACCGCGCGGTGCCGCTCGGTGTACTCGGCCGTCCGCTCGGGTTTGACCTGCAGGCAGAAGCAGTATCGGGCCATGGGTTCGTCCCTCGGTGGAAACCCGGCCGGGCCGCCGGCGCGGCCCGGCCGGGGAGCATCAGAAGTTGTACTGGTCGATGTTGCTCGCGTCGAACACCGTCGGCGGGCCGAGGACGATCTCGCCGTCCTTGCCGATGGTGTACTCACCGAGCTTGCCCGCCTTGAACTTCTGGCCCTCGGCACCGGTGATCTGGCCGGAAGCCAGCGCGACACCGGCGTAGGCGGCCAGGTAGCCGATGTCGGCCGGGTTCCACAGCGCGAACTTGGTGACCGTGCCGTCCTTGACGTACTCACGCATCTGGTTCGGCGTGCCCAGGCCGGTCACCGCGACCTTGCCCTTGTAGGCCGAGGAGCTGATGTAGCGGGCGGCCGCGGCGATGCCGACGGTGGTGGGCGCGACGATCGCCTTCAGATTCGGGTACGACTGGAGCAGGCCCTGCGCCTCCTGGAACGACTTCTGGTCGTCGTCGTTGCCGTAGGCGACCTTCACCAGCTTCAGGTTCGCGTACTCGGGCTTGGCCAGCTGCTGCTTGAACACCTCGATCCAGGCGTTCTGGTTCGTGGCGTTCGGGGTCGCCGACAGGATCGCGATCTCGCCGGATCCGCCGGCCAGCTCGCCGGCCATCTTCGCCAGCTGCTCGCCGATGCCCTCGGTGGTGGCCTGGTTGATGAACACGTCGCGGCAGTCCTTGGCCGCGTCGGAGTCGAACGCCACGACCTTCATGCCGGACCCGCGGGCCTGGTTGAGCGACGGGCACACCGCGTTCGGGTCGTTCGCGGCGATGCCGATGACGTCCTGCTGCTGCTGGATCAGCGTGTTGATGTAGCTGACCTGCGAGGAGGCGCTGGCGTCGTTCGGACCGACCAGCTTGTACCGGCCCTTGAGCTCGTCCAGCGCGGTCTTGCCGCCGCCCACCTCGATGTCCGAGTACGGGTTGTTGAGCTGCTTGGGCAGGAAGGCCATCTTGACGTCTTCCTTGGTGGCCGCGTTCGGGTTCGCCTGCGCGGTGGACTGCGCCCCGCCGCCGGCGGAGCTGCTGTCGTTCTTGGTGGTGCCACCGCACGCGGCGACCGTCAGCACGAGGGCTGCCGACACCGCACCGGCGAGGAGTCGTCTCTTCATGGGCGTTTCGCCTTTCTACGTGGTCGCCCGGCGCCGCAGCGCAGCCCGGAACCTGATGACGATGTTGGGCAGGAGCACCGAGATGATCAGCAGCACCCCGGTGACGACGTTGAGCGCTTCGTTCGACACGTCCTGCAGGCGCAGGGCGTTCTGCAGCGTGGCCAGCAGGACGACCCCGGCGAGCACGCCCGGCAGGGTGCCCTTGCCGCCGAAGATGGACACACCGCCGAGCAGGACCGCCGCCACCACGGCCAGCTCCATGCCCAGGCCGTTGTCGGCACGGGCGCTGGAGTAGCGCAGCGTCCACAGCACCCCGGCGAGACCGGCGACCAGCCCGCTGACCACGTACAGCCAGAACTTCAGCGGCGCCACGCGGATGCCCGCGAACCGGGCGGCCTGCTCGCTCGCGCCGGCCGCGAACACCGACCGCCCGATCGGGGTCGCGTGCAGCACCAGGCCGAACACCAGCGCCAGCACGACGAGCGGGATCAGCACGTTCGGGATCGCACCGCCGCCGATCGTGCCGGTCACCCAGGAGGTGTAGTCGCGTGGGAAGTCGGCCACCGCGGAGTCGCCCAGCACCACGAACGCCAGCCCGCGGTACAGCGCCAGGGTGCCGATGGTGACGGCCAGCGACGGCAGTTTCAGCACGGTCACGAAGAACCCGTTCAGCGCGCCCAGCACCGCCCCGAGCACCAGGCACAGCGGGATGATCGTCTCGATGGGCAGGCCGCGGTTCCACAGATCACCCATCACCGCCGAGGTGAGGCCGAGCGTGCTCGCCACCGACAGATCGATCTCGCCGGTCACGATCACGAACGTCATCGGCAGCGCGATCAGCGCGATCGGCAGCAGGTCCAGCAGCAGGAAGGTGAAGTTGCGGCTGCTGCCGAAGTTCTCGACCGCGCCGGACGCGATCACCAGCACCAGCACCGTGATCACGATGACCGCCGCGTCCCAGCTCGCCAGGCGGGACAGCCACGCCGGCCGCGTCCCCTTGTCAGACATGGGAATCCCTCTTCTTCAGTGACTTGGCGACCCGCACGGCGACCAGCCGGTCCGCCCCGATCGCGAGCAGGATCAGCGCGCCGACGATGGCCTGCTGCCAGAACTGGTTGATGTCGAGGACGGCCAGCGAGCTGCCGATGACGGTGAGCAGCAGCGCACCCAGGCCCGCGCCCCACACGGTGCCGCTGCCGCCGAACACCGCGACCCCGCCGACCACCGCGGCGGCGACCACGTTCAGCTCGTAGCCGTTGCCGGCGGCGGCGTCGATCGTGCCGAAGCGCGCGGCGAACAGCACCCCGGCGACCCCGGCGAGCGCACCGGAGACCACGAAGGCGGCGATGGTGTTGCGGCCGACCTTGATCCCGGCCAGCTCCGCGGCCTGCGGGCTGGACCCCATCGCGTACAGCTCGCGGCCGGCGCGGTAGCTGCGCAGCACGATCCCCGCGACCACCAGCACGATCGCGGCGATCAGCACCAGCCACGGGATGCCCAGGATGGCGGAATTGCCGAAGCGCAGGAAGTGCCCGGGCAGCTCGTCGGCGTTGATCTGCTCGCCGCCGGCCCAGAAGTAGGCCGCGCCGCGGAAGGCGTAGAGCGTGCCGAGGGTGACCACCAGCGCGGGCACCTTGCCGAACCGGACCACGGCACCGTTGAGCGCCCCGCACGCCGCGCCGACCGCGACGCCGGTGATCAGCGCCACGATCACCGGCAGGCCCTGGTTGGCCTGCAGCAGCGAGCCGGTCGCGAACGCGGACAGGCCGAGCACCGAGCCGACCGACAGGTCGATGTTGCGGGTGATCATCACGGTCGCCTGCCCGACCGCGAGCACCGCAAGGATCGCGGTGTTCAGCAGGATGTCGCGGACGCTCTGCGCGGACAGGAACCGCGCGTTCTGCGTCGCGGTGAACGCGACCAGCACGACCAGGGCGAGCACGATGCCCGCCTCACGCGCCCGGAACAACCCGCCGAGCCGGAACCGGCCACCTGCCGCGGTCCGCCCCGGGTTCATCTTGGGTGCTACCGCTTTCGTCGCGTTCACGCCGCCTCCTTTCCGGACGCGCCGAGGCGCGACAGCATCATCACGTCGGCGAGCGTGGTGCTCGATGATCCGGACCTGCCCGCAGTCCTCATGCCACCGCTCCCTGGCCCATCGCCGCGAACATCACAGAGTCCTCACTGGCCTGTGCGCCCGGGATCTCCGCGACGATCCGGCCCTCCCGCATCACCAGCACGCGGTCGGCCATGCCGAGCACCTCGGGCAGCTCGGACGACACCATGATCACCGCGACCCCGTCGGCTGCCAGGGACGACATCAGCCGGTGCACCTCGGCCTTCGTGCCGACGTCGATGCCCCGCGTCGGCTCGTCGACGATCAGCACGCTCGGCGCCATCGACAGCCACTTGGCCAGCACGACCTTCTGCTGGTTGCCGCCGGACAGCGTGCCGACGAGGTCGGTGAGGCGGCCGTACTTGGTCTGCAGGCGCTCGGTCCAGCGCAGTGCTTCGCGGCGTTCGCCGCCGCCGAACAGGAACCCCAGCTTCGCCAGCGCGCCCGAGCGGGGCAGGGTCACGTTCCGCTCGATCGACAGGTCCATCACCAGCCCCTGCTGCCGGCGGTCCTCGGGCACGAGTGCCATGCCCGCGGCCATGGCGGCCCGGGGCGAGCCCGGTTTGAGCTTGCGCCCGTGCAGCTTCACGGTTCCCGCGTCGCGCTCGTCGACGCCGAACACGGCCTGGACCACTTCGGACCGTCCACTGCCGACCAGCCCGGCGAAGGCCACGATCTCCCCGGCCCGCACCGAGAACGAGATGTCCCGGAAGACGCCCTCGCGGGTGAGGCCGTCCACTTCGAGCACCACCTCGCCCGGTTCGACGTCCTGCTTGGGGAACAACGCGTCCAGCTCGCGGCCGACCATGCGGCGGACCATCTCGTCGACGGTCAGCTGGTCCAGTGGATCGGTGGAGACGTGCCGGCCGTCCCGCATGATCGTCACGCGCTGGCACAGCTCGGTGATCTCCTCGAAGCGGTGTGAGATGAACATGATGGCCGCGCCCTCGTCGCGCAGGGTGCGCGCGACCGAGAACAGGCGCTCGACCTCGACCAGCGACAGCGCCGCGGTCGGCTCGTCCATGATCAGCACCCGCGCGTCGGCGGAGAGC
The sequence above is a segment of the Amycolatopsis viridis genome. Coding sequences within it:
- a CDS encoding sugar ABC transporter ATP-binding protein, encoding MVRQDPGAVPLLEVRGVTKSFGAVAAVQGVSFPLHAGEAHALVGENGAGKSTIVKMLAGVHRPDTGSLLVDGQPVEFSSPADAKAAGIAVIYQEPTLFPDLTVEENIVMGRHPRKRLGMIDRGSIRAEAEKLFARLGVRIDPGRPARGLSIADQQIVEIAKALSADARVLIMDEPTAALSLVEVERLFSVARTLRDEGAAIMFISHRFEEITELCQRVTIMRDGRHVSTDPLDQLTVDEMVRRMVGRELDALFPKQDVEPGEVVLEVDGLTREGVFRDISFSVRAGEIVAFAGLVGSGRSEVVQAVFGVDERDAGTVKLHGRKLKPGSPRAAMAAGMALVPEDRRQQGLVMDLSIERNVTLPRSGALAKLGFLFGGGERREALRWTERLQTKYGRLTDLVGTLSGGNQQKVVLAKWLSMAPSVLIVDEPTRGIDVGTKAEVHRLMSSLAADGVAVIMVSSELPEVLGMADRVLVMREGRIVAEIPGAQASEDSVMFAAMGQGAVA